In Notolabrus celidotus isolate fNotCel1 chromosome 8, fNotCel1.pri, whole genome shotgun sequence, a genomic segment contains:
- the zdhhc15b gene encoding palmitoyltransferase ZDHHC15B isoform X2 codes for MFSWTYWKSIFTPPATPCKKFQLSYSDKQRYEFEERPDAQKQILVEIAKKLPIFSRAQSGAIRFCDRCQVLKPDRCHHCSVCETCVLKMDHHCPWVNNCVGFSNYKFFLLFLSYSMMYCVFIAATVFQYFLKFWEGELPNGPAKFHVLFLMFVALMFFVSLMFLFGYHCWLVAKNRSTLEAFSAPVFVGGPERNGFNVGIRRNLQQVFGEDRRLWFIPVFTSQGNGHYFPLKNRSSESHNPLLANEDMWEESEDGSEEGSLVEDQDPSVTIEMEE; via the exons ATGTTCTCCTGGACTTACTGGAAGTCTATTTTTACCCCTCCTGCAACACCATGCAAAAAG TTTCAGCTGTCATACTCAGACAAACAAAGGTACGAGTTCGAAGAAAGGCCAGATGCTCAGAAGCAGATCCTGGTTGAGATCGCAAAGAAACTGCCCATTTTCAGTCGAGCACAATCTGGAG CTATCAGGTTCTGCGACCGCTGCCAGGTACTGAAGCCTGACCGCTGTCACCACTGCTCGGTTTGTGAAAC ctgcGTCTTGAAGATGGACCATCACTGTCCGTG gGTGAACAACTGCGTGGGCTTTTCAAACTACAAgttcttcctcctttttctctcttactCCATGATGTACTGTGTGTTCATTGCAGCAACAGTATTTCAGTATTTCCTCAAATTCTGGGAA ggGGAGTTGCCAAATGGGCCTGCAAAGTTCCATGTCCTCTTCCTCATGTTTGTGGCACTCATGTTCTTCGTCAGTCTCATGTTCCTCTTTGGCTACCACTGTTGGTTGGTGGCAAAGAACCGATCCACTTTAG AGGCCTTCTCAGCTCCAGTTTTTGTCGGTGGACCAGAAAGAAATGGCTTCAATGTTGGCATACGCAGAAACTTGCAGCAGGTATTCGGAGAGGATCGGAGACTGTGGTTCATTCCTGTCTTCACAAG CCAAGGGAATGGTCACTACTTCCCCTTGAAGAATCGCAGTTCTGAGTCCCACAACCCTTTACTAGCAAACGAGGACATGTGGGAGGAGTCTGAGGACGGCTCTGAGGAGGGAAGCCTGG
- the zdhhc15b gene encoding palmitoyltransferase ZDHHC15B isoform X1, with amino-acid sequence MALSRGLRCCQRVFSWIPVLIITSVVLWSYYAYVFELCIFTITNTLEKVAYLLVFHVCFVMFSWTYWKSIFTPPATPCKKFQLSYSDKQRYEFEERPDAQKQILVEIAKKLPIFSRAQSGAIRFCDRCQVLKPDRCHHCSVCETCVLKMDHHCPWVNNCVGFSNYKFFLLFLSYSMMYCVFIAATVFQYFLKFWEGELPNGPAKFHVLFLMFVALMFFVSLMFLFGYHCWLVAKNRSTLEAFSAPVFVGGPERNGFNVGIRRNLQQVFGEDRRLWFIPVFTSQGNGHYFPLKNRSSESHNPLLANEDMWEESEDGSEEGSLVEDQDPSVTIEMEE; translated from the exons ATGGCTCTCTCCAGAGGTTTGAGATGCTGTCAAAGGGTTTTCTCTTGGATACCTGTGCTTATAATCACCTCGGTGGTGCTGTGGTCATACTACGCCTACGTATTTGAGCTATGTATAT TCACAATCaccaatacattagaaaaag TGGCCTATCTACTGGTATTTCATGTCTGCTTTGTGATGTTCTCCTGGACTTACTGGAAGTCTATTTTTACCCCTCCTGCAACACCATGCAAAAAG TTTCAGCTGTCATACTCAGACAAACAAAGGTACGAGTTCGAAGAAAGGCCAGATGCTCAGAAGCAGATCCTGGTTGAGATCGCAAAGAAACTGCCCATTTTCAGTCGAGCACAATCTGGAG CTATCAGGTTCTGCGACCGCTGCCAGGTACTGAAGCCTGACCGCTGTCACCACTGCTCGGTTTGTGAAAC ctgcGTCTTGAAGATGGACCATCACTGTCCGTG gGTGAACAACTGCGTGGGCTTTTCAAACTACAAgttcttcctcctttttctctcttactCCATGATGTACTGTGTGTTCATTGCAGCAACAGTATTTCAGTATTTCCTCAAATTCTGGGAA ggGGAGTTGCCAAATGGGCCTGCAAAGTTCCATGTCCTCTTCCTCATGTTTGTGGCACTCATGTTCTTCGTCAGTCTCATGTTCCTCTTTGGCTACCACTGTTGGTTGGTGGCAAAGAACCGATCCACTTTAG AGGCCTTCTCAGCTCCAGTTTTTGTCGGTGGACCAGAAAGAAATGGCTTCAATGTTGGCATACGCAGAAACTTGCAGCAGGTATTCGGAGAGGATCGGAGACTGTGGTTCATTCCTGTCTTCACAAG CCAAGGGAATGGTCACTACTTCCCCTTGAAGAATCGCAGTTCTGAGTCCCACAACCCTTTACTAGCAAACGAGGACATGTGGGAGGAGTCTGAGGACGGCTCTGAGGAGGGAAGCCTGG